From the genome of bacterium:
GACAAAAGAGAAAATTCTTTTGATGTATTAGTTAACGAAACGAAGAAAATAGAAAGTAAAAAAGGGACACATACAATGTTAACATCAAAAATGGTCAGGGGATAGACGCACCTGTTTGGTAATTGTTTGTAGGGGCACAATATCTTGTGCCCTTTTTTTATGTCATTGCGAAGAGCGAAGCGATGTGGCAATCTCTTCGTAATTCTCCGATTTTCATATTGTAGGGGCGGGGCTTGCCCCCGCCCTTTTTTCTTTATGATTTTGGGATGGTGGAGTATAATTGGAGTTTGAAAGAAGAAGAAAGACTATGCCAAGAATAAAAGATATACCAAAAATTGATCGGCCAAGGGAAAAGTTTCTCAAAAAAGGGCCAGAGGCTCTTTCTAAAAGTGATCTTTTGGCAATCCTTTTAGGTAGTGGGATAAAGGGCAAAAATGTTAAACAGCTTTCAGAAAATATAATAAAAAAATTCGGTAAAAACTTTTTAAATATAACTGTTGATGATTTATTAAAAATTTCAGGAATTGGTCAGGCCAAAGCTTTGCAAATCGCTTCTGCTGTTGCTTTAGTAAAAAGATATTATGACGAAAAAGAGCCAAAAAGAAATCTCGTTTTATCGGTCAATGACGCAATTGCTTTAACCTCTGACTTAAAAGAAAAGAAAAAAGAATATTTGATTTGTCTTTACTTGAATGCAAGAAATGCTTTGCTGAAGAAGGATATTATATCAATCGGTACTCTTGATAAAAGCCTAATTCATCCAAGAGAAATTTTTGGTCCTGCCGTAGAATTGCGATCAGCAGGTATTATATTGGTTCACAACCATCCCTCAGGCGATCCGTCACCAAGCAAACAGGATATTGATATTTTTAACAAGATTATTGAAGCTGGCAAGATAATGGGAGTCAATATTATTGATATTATCATTATTGGCGACGATAAAATCTACAGTTTTTTCAAAGATTTACAGCAGGGTAAAAGCACTGATTATGTTTCAGACGGCATACAGTATTCGCTTTTTGATTTACTAGAAGCAGAAACATCTGCCTACACTCCCGCAACTACTAAAGTTAATAAAATTTATTTTTCACTAAAAAAAAGAAATATTGTAGGGAAATTTCAAATACAAAATCGACGTTTTCTTGGGAACAAATATAAACTTCTTGGTTTCATTGAGGATATTGTTAATGAAAAATGCAATGGATTTAATTCCTTTTGCGATATATTTGCTGGTACTGGCGTTGTAGGCGAGCGGTTTAATGAAAAAGATATAAAAGTTATCAGCAATGATTTATTATTTAGCAATTACTTCCCTCTAAAAACTTTTCTTGGCTCTACACAAATAAACTTGGATACTCTCAAAGAAAAAATTGATTTATTGAATGACTTAAAAGTCAATCAAGACAATTATTTTTCTATTCACTACGGTGATACTTATTTTACCTTGGAGAATGCAAGAAAAATAGGTGTCATTAGAGAAAAGATTGAAGAACTTGCAAGCAATAAAGATGAAAAAGCCGCACTTATAACTGCCTTGCTATACGCTACCGATAAAGTTGCAAATACAGTTGGACACTATGACGCATATAGAAAAAAATTAGATACAATACAGCCAATACAGCTTTT
Proteins encoded in this window:
- the radC gene encoding DNA repair protein RadC, which gives rise to MPRIKDIPKIDRPREKFLKKGPEALSKSDLLAILLGSGIKGKNVKQLSENIIKKFGKNFLNITVDDLLKISGIGQAKALQIASAVALVKRYYDEKEPKRNLVLSVNDAIALTSDLKEKKKEYLICLYLNARNALLKKDIISIGTLDKSLIHPREIFGPAVELRSAGIILVHNHPSGDPSPSKQDIDIFNKIIEAGKIMGVNIIDIIIIGDDKIYSFFKDLQQGKSTDYVSDGIQYSLFDLLEAETSAYTPATTKVNKIYFSLKKRNIVGKFQIQNRRFLGNKYKLLGFIEDIVNEKCNGFNSFCDIFAGTGVVGERFNEKDIKVISNDLLFSNYFPLKTFLGSTQINLDTLKEKIDLLNDLKVNQDNYFSIHYGDTYFTLENARKIGVIREKIEELASNKDEKAALITALLYATDKVANTVGHYDAYRKKLDTIQPIQLLVPDIALDSNSNNEVLREDANLLIRKISCDVLYMDPPYNSRQYCDAYHLLENLATWKKPQVYGKAKKMDRSRIKSDYCLKAAMRAFNDLIKNANCKHILISYNNTGESKDGRSNARIKDEEIINILKNKGDVEIFERDYKAFTTGKSNGNGNTERVFYCKATK